The Novosphingobium humi DNA window TCAGGCGGCGGTGGAAAAAGCATTGAGCCACGAGGCCGGGGCCCCCGGCTCCGATCGGCTGGGTTATTGGATGTTGCGGATCATGAAGAACCTGTGGATCGATGAAATGCGCAAACGGCGGCGTTGGCAAAGGATCGTCGCGCCCATGCCCGATGACAGCGACCCTTCCGACCAAGGCGACGCCGTGAACGCCAGCGAGCGCCGCGTCGAACTGGCGCGGGTGCGTCAGGTTCTGGAAACCATGCCCGAGGATCAACGGCTGCCGATCCAGCTCGTGGTGATGGGCGAGTTGTCCTATGGCGAGGCGGCCGAGTTTCTGGACATTTCGGTGGGCGCTTTCACCAGCCGTCTGGCGCGTGCGCGCTCGGGCCTGCTCCAGACCCTCAAGGCGCAGGAGGCATCATGATGCTGGGCGATGTGAATGAACTGGTCGTGCGCTATGTCGACGGGGAAATGGGGCAAGAGGAAAAGCGGGCCTTTGAGGCCATGCTGGAGGCCCGCCCCGAATGGCAGGCGCTGGTGGCCGAACACACCGCCTTGCGCGCCGGTCTGATCGAGGCGTGGGGCCCGGCGCCGGGCGAGGATGATCTGGCGCGCATTCATCGATTGCTCGAGGCGCCTGCCGATGCCGCCGCGCCCCTGCCCCCCGCGCGCGGGTTTCAGGCGGTCCGTCGTTTCTGGCCGATGGCGGCCATGGCGGCCTCGCTGGTGATGGGGGTGATGATCGGCGGGTGGGATGCAGCGCCCCCGGCGGCGGCGTTGCGGGTCGAGAATGGCCGGTTGATGGCGGCGGGCGCTCTGGATTCCGCCCTGTCGCGGCAAGCGACCGCGCAGGCCGACCATGGCCCGGTCACGATCCGCATGAGCTTTCGCACGCAGGATGGCGTCTGCCGCCTCTTTTCCATCGCCGGAGGCACCACCGGGCTGGCCTGCCGCCAATCGGGCCGGTGGCGAGTGCAAAGCACGGTGCAGCAGGAGGGTGAGGCAAGGCAGCAGGGCGAATATCGCCTGGCCGGATCCTCCTTGCCCCCATCCCTGATGGCGCAGGTCGATGCCATGATCGCGGGCGCGCCCCTGTCGGTCAAAGAGGAGCAGCGCGAAATCGCCAAAGGGTGGGCCGGGCCGACATCATAAGTCCCCGCCGCCTCTCCTCCGCCGCACACGCTTCACCGATCCCTCCGTTCCGCCTGCCCCGGAACATCTTGGCGTGTCGTCACATTTCATTCGCGTAAATCCGCCGTACAGCGGAGCAGCGCGAGTTTTGCCCCATGATCACACAAAACGCACCCACCGCCTGGTCGCGCCGAGGCGTTTGCGGCGCCATCGCGGGGCTGCCGCTCCTTTCACTGGCCCAGGCGGCGACCTCCATGGGCGGGCTCGACGCAGCACGCTTCGCCCCGCCCCAGAGCTTTTCGTGGGAGGGGCTGATCCAACGCGCCCGCGCTATGGCCGCGCGGCCCTATGAGGCAGAGCGTGAAGCGCCAGGCGCGAACCGGATCGACTATGACGCCGCAGGCAAACTCACCTATGGCCCTGCCGAGGCGCTGGCCGGAACGGTGCGCCTGCTGCCGGTCAGCCGCTATGCGCCTGTGCCGGTACGGCTCAACCTGATCCGGAACGGTCAGGCGCGCCGGCTGCTGTCCGCCAAAGGGCTGTTTGCCGGAGGGCGCGATGCGGCCCCGGCCGGTTTCCGCCTGCTCAATCCCGGCGCCGAGGGCGACTGGCTGTCCTTTCTTGGCGCCACCTATTTCCGCAGCGCGGGCGCGCAAAACCAATATGGCATTTCGGCCAGAGGCGTCGCGGTCGATACCGCGCTGGAGGGCGGCGAGGAATTTCCGCGCTTCACCGAATTCTGGATCGAGACCGCAGGCGATGCCCATGTCCGCATCCATGCTCTGATCAACGGCCCCAGCCTGTCGGGCGCGATGCGGATCGACAGCACCCATGGGCCGGCCGGGGTGATACAGGATGTGACCGCCGCCTTTGCCATGCGCCGCGACATAAGGCGGCTGGGCATAGCACCTGCCTCCAGCATGTTCTGGTACGATCAGGATGCGGCGGCGCGCGGGCCGGACTGGCGGCCGGAAATCCATGATTCAGACGGTCTGGCGATTGTCGCGGCCAATGGCGAGCATCTCTGGCGCCCCCTGCGCAACCCGCGCCATGCCCGCACCAATGCCTTTGCCGCCACCAATCCGCGCGGCTTTGGCCTGATGCAGCGCGATCGCCGCTTTGCCGACTATCAGGACGATGGCGCCTTTTATGACCGTCGCCCCAATCTCTGGGTAGAGCCGCTGGGCGATTGGGGGCCGGGCGCGGTGATGCTTTATGAATTTCCCACCGATTCCGAAACCACCGACAATATCGCCGCCTTTTGGGTCAGCGACGAACCGATGCGGGCGGGTGGCTATCATGAGTGGCGCTATCGGCTGCACTGGACATCGCACGATCCCTCGGTGGGCTCGGGGGCGCATCTGGTCGATCAATGGAACGGCGCGGGCGGCATACCGGGCGGCGCGGCGCAGGAGGGCACGCGCAAGCTGGTGTTTGATTTCGAGGGCGACAGTCTGATCGGGCTGGACCGGGCGAGCGGGGTCGAGGCGGTAACCAATCTGCCGCCTGCGGCCGTGGTGACGCAGGCGGCCTATCCGGTGGTGGGCGCGGAGCGGCGGTGGCGGGTGGTGCTGGATGTGCGCACCGCCGCCATTGCCCAGCGCGAATTTCGGCTGTTCCTGCGCCGCAATGGGGCGGCGCTCTCCGAAACGATTATCGCGCCGATGCAATGATGGCCCCGGCCCTTATCGCCGGGGATTGGGCAGAAACACCGCCAACAGGCCAATGGCGGGCAGGAAGGCGCAGATCGCATAGACCGTCTCGATCCCCGCACGGTCGGCCACCTCGCCAAGGACGGCCGCGCCCAACCCGCCCATGCCAAAGGAAAAACCAAAGAAAAGGCCGGAGATCATGCCGATCTTGCCCGGCACCAGATCCTGAGCAAATACGACGATGGCGGGAAAGGCCGAGGCCAGGATCAGGCCGATGGCCACCGTCAGCGGCCCGCTCCAAAACAGGCTGGCATGGGGCAGAAGCAACGTGAAGGGCAGCGCCCCAAGGATCGAAAACCAGATCACATATTTGCGCCCGAACCGATCACCCAACGGCCCGCCCGCGATCGTGCCCACGGCCACCGCGCCCAAAAAGGCGAACAGGTGAAGCTGGGCCACCTCGACCGAGACGCCGAAACGGTGGATCAGGTAAAAGGTGAAATAGCTCGTCAGGCTGGCCAGATAGACATATTTGGAAAAGATCAGCGCCAGCAGCACCGCAATCCCGCCCAGCACCCGCCCGCGCGGCAAGGGATCGGCCGATTTGCGCGCGCTATTGCCGGCCGAAAGCCGCGCCAGACCATGATGGCGATACCATTGCCCGACATTCCACAGGATCGCGCAGGACAGCAGCGCCAGCAAGGCAAAGGCCGCCAGACTGGTCTGGCCCCAGCGCACGACGACAATCGCGGCGGCCAGCGGCCCGAGCGCAGACCCCGCGTTGCCGCCCACCTGAAACATCGACTGGGCAAACCCGTGCCTCTGGCCCGCCGCCATGCGCGCCACGCGCGAGCTTTCGGGATGGAACACCGACGAACCCATCCCCAGCAGCGACGCGCCCACCAGCAGCAGCCCGTAACTGTGCGCGACCGACAGCACCACCAGCCCGGCCAGCGTGAACAGCGTGCCCCCCGGCAGCGCCAGCGGCGTGGGCCGTTTGTCGGCATAAAGACCGATCAGCGGCTGAAGGATCGAGGCGGTGATCTGATAGGCCAGCGTGATGAGCCCGATCTGGGCAAAGGACAAGCCAAGCTCTGCCTTCAGATTGGGATAGATCGCGGGCAGCAGCGATTGCAGCATGTCATTGATGAGATGGCAGGCGCTGATCGCGGCGATGATGCCGTAGGCGGTTGTTTGGGGTGAAGTGGACCGGGGCGCGTGCATGCTTGATTTCCAATTGTGTTGCCCGCGCGCTATAGCGCCTCGCGCCTTGGCCCGCATTCCTGTATGGGTCTTTCCTTTTCGCGATTGGGACAGGCATGCCTTGGAATAATCCCGAAGCGGTGGACCATATCGACCGGCCCATCATCGGCGTGGGGAATGAATATCCGCCCGCCTTCGAACTGGACTGGCATCAGCATCGGCGCGGGCAATTGCTCTATGCGGCGCGGGGCGTGGTGGTGCTTTCCACGCCGCAGGGCGCATGGGTGGCCCCGCCAGAGCGCGCGGTGTGGACGCCGGGTGGATGCCCCCATGCCGTGCGCATGGTCGGCGCGGTCAGCACACGCAGCGTTCTGGTCGAACCGGGGGTGCAAGGCTCGCTGGGCGCGGAAACCAAGGTCATTCAGGTCTCGCCCCTCTTGCGCAGCCTGCTGGAGGCGGCCTGCGAGATTGCGCCCGAATATGACCGCGAGGGGCGCGACGGCAAGCTGATGGCGCTGTTGCTGGCCGAACTGGCGCTGGCGCCCACGGTGCCGCTGGCGGTGCCCTTTCCACAGACCCCGGCATTGGCGGCCAAGTGTCAGGCCTTTCTGGAACAACCCACCCCGCGCGACAGCATCGACCAGTGGAGCGCGGATCTGGGCATGGGGCGGCGCGCCTTCACCCGCGCCTTTCGCCGGGAAACGGGGCTGAGCTTTGGCGAGTGGCGGCAACAGGCCTGCGTGCTGATCGCCCTGCCCCGTCTGGCGCAGGGCGAGGCCGTGACGGGTATCGCCTTCGATTTGGGCTATGACAGCGCGGCGGCCTTTACCACCATGTTCAAACGCCGCCTTGGCGTCCCGCCCAGCCGCTATCTGCCGGGCGGGACCCTATAGGGATCAATCGAGCGCTTCGGCCGGGCCAAAGAATTCGAAATGGCGGCGGGTTTCGGGCAGGCCGATCTGCGCCAGCGTACGGTTTACAAAGCCCATGAAAGGCTTGGGGCCGAGGAAATAGGCATCGGCCTCGACCGGCACCCATGCCTGCAATTGCTCGACCGAAGGGCGGCCCGAGGGGCCATCTTCATGCCCGCCCTGTTCATAGACGATATGCGCGGTAAAGCGCGGATAGTTGCGCGCCCAGCCGTCGATCACATCGCCAAAGGCATGGACATCGCCATTGCGGGCATAGTGAATGAAGGTCACGTCGCGCTTGCCTTCTTCCAGCGCGGCCTGCGCCATGGCCAGCGTGGGCGTCACGCCGATGCCGCCCGAGATCAGCGCCAGCGGAGCCTCGCCCGAGGCCAGCACGAATTCGCCCGCCGGGGGGAACACGTCCAACACATCGCCCTGCCCCACATGGTCATGCAGATGGTTCGAGGCCACACCGCCCGGTTCGCGCTTGACACTAATGCGCAGGGTGCGGCCATCGGCCTTTTGCGAGAGCGAATAGTTGCGGCGCAATTCCTGCCCGTCGATGGTCAGGCGCAGGCCCAGATATTGCCCCGGCTGAAAATCGACCACCGCGCCGCCATCGACGGGTTCGAGATAGAAGGAGACGATCTCGGCGCTCTCCACCTGCTTGCGCGTCACGCGGAATTGCCGCGCCCCGCGCCACCCGCCCGGAGCGGCGGCCAGACGGTCATATTCGGCGCCTTCGGCCCCGATCAGGATGTTGGCCAATTGCCAATAAGCCGCGCCCCATGCCTCGATCACCGCGTCGGTGGCGATCTCCTCGCCCAGCACTTCGCGGATCGCGCGCAGCAGGCAGGTGCCGACGATGGGGTAATGTTCGGGCAGGATCTGAAGCGCGACATGCTTTTGAATGATCTGGGCCGGAAGCGCGCCCAGCGCCCCCAGATTGTCGATATGCCGGGCATATTGCAGCACCGCATTGGCCAGCGCGCGCGGCTGGGTGCCATGAGCCTGATGCGCCTGATTGAACAGCGGGCGCACCTCGTCATATTCGGACAGCATGATGCGGTAGAAATGGGTGGTCAGCGCCTCGCCGCCGGTTTCCAGCAGTGGAACGGTGGCCTTGATGATGGCGGTCTGTTCGGGGGTCATGGTGGCTCCTTTGGGGGTTTCAGGCAGCGTTTTGAGAACGGGGCAGACGGAAGAAGAGCGCCAGTTGCAGGCTCTCGGCGATGCGGCGCGCCTTGACCTGCACGGCCAGCGCGTCCTGCGGGCTCAGGCATTGGCGTGCGGTATCCTCCCAGAGCGTCAGCCAGCGGGCGAACATGGCGGGGTCCATCGCCGCGCGGTGGCGCATATGGGCGGCCACAGGATTGCCGTGATAGGCCCCGCTGCCCAGCATCACCGAGGACCAGAACTGCGCCATACGGCCAAGATGCGCGGGCCAGTCAGCCGGAGCGATCGCCCCGTTGAACACCGCGCCCAACTCCGGATCGACGCGCACGCGGGCGTAAAAAGCATCGACCAGACCGGCCAGTGCGGCATCGTCCAGCGCGGGCGTGGGAACCGGATCGGGGCGGTTTTCGGGGGAGGTCATGGAACGACTCCAAATCATGCATCTTGGATGCTATATATGAGGACGAAATATATCATGCAAGTGAAATGCATCTTTAGGATGAACCCCTATGCGCCTGACCCGCTTCTCTGATTACGCTGTGCGCGTGATGCTCTATCTGGCCACGCATCCCGATCGCCTGTGCTCGATCGGCGAAGTGGCAAAGGCCTATGACATCTCGCAAAATCACCTGATGAAGGTAGTCAGCGACCTGGCCGCACATGGCTATGTTCAGGCGCTGCGCGGGCGCAACGGGGGGCTGCGGCTGGCCCGCCCGGCGGCGGAAATCAACATCGGACGCCTGATCCGCCATACCGAGGGGGAGATCGATCTGGTCGGCTGCGGCACCTGCAAACTGGCGGGAGCATGCCAGTTGCCCGGTCCGCTCGATCTGGCGCTCGACGCGTTTTTTGCCGTGCTGGAGCGCTATACGCTGGCCGATGTGATGGGGCCGCAGGGCGCGAAACTGCTGGAGCGCCTTGCGATCCACGAATGAAACTTGACTCGAATCGCCGTTCCAATTTATCCTGTTCACGCCCGTTTTGCGGGCACAGCCTGGTGACCGGCCCTGCCGGTCTGGGAAGGCGCCCATGGCGTCATGCTGCAGGCCCCACAGCTTGAGGCGGGAAAGTCCCGCGCGTGGGTGCGGGCATGCAGCGATCAAAGACAACAGGCATGGCCCGCTCCCTCGATAAGAGAGGAGAGAGAAAATGGCCGCAGAGCCTTATGTCCGCAATGCATGGTATATGGCCGCATGGGCCGCCGAGGTGCCTGCCGATGGCTTCCTCGCGCGCACGCTGCTGGACGAACCATGGCTGATCCTGCAATCGAGCGACGGCGCCTGGGTGATGATGGCCGACCGCTGCCCTCACCGCTTTGTGCCGCTCAGCCGGGGGCGGCGCGTGGGCGATGCTGTGGCCTGCGGCTATCATGGGCTGACCTATGGCATGGATGGCGCCTGCGTCTTCAACCCCTTTGGCAAGACGCTGCCGCCCGAGGCGCGCGTGGCGACCCGCCCGCTGGTCGAGCGCCACGGCGGTCTATGGTTCTGGCCCGGCGATGCCGAGCGCGCCGATCCCGATGCGATCCCCGATTTCTCCTTCATCAATGACGCCCGCGATGCGCGCGACCATTTGCTGATGGATGTGAATTACGAGCTGATCGCGGACAATCTGCTCGACCTCAGCCATGCCGAATTCCTGCATACCGAGACATTCGGGGTGAATGGCGCGCTGTTCGAATTTGGCGAACAGACGGTTGAAAGCGACGATACCGGCGCGGTGTGGAACAAGTGGGACATGAACGGATCGCGCCCGCCCGAATGGGCCGTGCCGATGGTGGGCGACGCGCGGGTCGATCAATGGCTGCATATGCGCTGGCACGCTCCGGCCTCGCTGGCGCTGATGATCGGCGTGGTGCAATCGGAGACGCGCGCGCCGGTGGTGCCGCCCATGGCCAACCCGCATATCCTGACCCCCAAGAGCGCGCGCGAAACGCATTACTTCTTCACCCGCGACCATGGCGAAGAAGCCGCGCAAATGGCGCGCCGGGTCTTTCTGGAAGAGGATGAACCGATGATCCGCGCCCAGCAGGAAGCCATGGGGGATCAGGATTTCTGGGCGCTGCGCCCGGTCATCCTGCCCTCGGACGCCGCCGCGATCCGGGCGCGCCGCCGGTTGATGCAGATGCGGCGCGAGGAAGCCTGATCCGCAAGGCGCGCGCCGCCTGTCGCCTCAGGCCGCGCGCCCCTGCACCCCCAATCGCCGGCGCCGAACACCAAGGCCGGTTCAGGCAGCGCCAGATGCAGCCCTTGCCGGATCGCGGCCGGGCCCAAGGCGGGCGTGCATGCGATGCCAAGGAAGGATGCCAAAGCGGCGCTGCGAAACGGCATAGTGTTGCGCGGCAAAGCCCGGAATTGCCCTTTCACTCCGGCGCGCGATGATCGTATGACAGGATCGGGCAAAAGCCTTTGCCAGTTCCTATTCGGGGAGTTCGATCCGATGCGCCATATTCTCGCCTCCACTCTGGCCGCCTGCGTTGCGGTTGCCGGTTTTGCCGCGCCCGCGCTGGCCCATCCCAAGATCGTTTCCGCCAACCCGGCCGAAGGTTCGACCGCCGCCGCCAAGGTGACGCAGATCTCGATCACCTTCAACGAGCCGCTGATGGCCGCAATGTCGGGCATGGATGTGGTGATGACCGGCATGCCCGGCATGACCAATCACGAACCGATGAAGATGACCGGCGTCAAGACCGCCCTTGCCGCCGACAAGGTGACGCTGGTGGCCAAGCTGCCGCGCGCGCTGCCCGCCGGCACCTATGAGGCCAACTGGCATGTGGTTTCAACCGACACGCATCGCGTCGCGGGCAAGCTGAACTTCACCGTCAAGTGATGGGCGAAACGCTGGTCTGGCTGCGCTGGCTTCAGTTCATGGATCTGGGGCTGGTGTTCGGCGCTGCTCTGACGGCCCGCCTGCTGGGCCAGCGTGTCGCCTCGCCGTGGGGGCGGCGGGTACTGGGGCTGGGATGCGTTCTGGGGCTGGCGCTGGGGGCGGGCGAATTTGCCTTTATTCTGGCGCGTATGGCGGCCAGCACGGTTGCCGATCTCGACACCGAGATGGTCTCGACGATGCTGACCGATACGGCGCTGGGCTGGGCGGTGATCGCACGGGGGCTGTTTCTGACGCTGGCGCTGGGGGTGATCGCGGCGCGGCGGAATACGCCTCTGGCGGCGGTTGCGGCGCTGGGAGGGCTGGCAACGGCCTGTCTGGCGTGGGGCGGCCATGCCGCAGCCTCGATGGGTTTTGCCTCAGTGGTCCGGCTGGGCGGCGATATGGCACATTTGTGGGCGGGCCTGACATGGCTGGGGGCGCTGCTGCTGTTCACCGCGCTGGTGTGGAGCAGCGGGGCCGATGATCGCACGGCGCTGGCCCGGCTGGGGCGGCAATTGGGCGGATTTGCGCTGATCGGCACGGTGCTGGTGGGCGTGCTGGTGCTCAGCGGCCTTGGCAATCTGCTGTTTTTGGCCCCGCCGGGGCAATGGGGCGTGATGGCCGGATCGCCCTATGGCCGGCTGCTGCTGACCAAGCTGGGTCTGTTTGGCGCGATGTTCCTGCTGGCCGGGCATAACCGGTTCCATCTGGTGCCTGCTCTTGAGCAAGCGATTGATCCGCGCGCGCGCCACCGCGCGCTGGCTGCGTTGCGGCGCAGTGTTACGCTCGAAACGCTGCTGGCGCTGGGCGTGATCTGGTGCATCGCGGCGGCGGGCACGATGGACCCGATGGGCGCCGCATAAAAGAAGCGGCGGATTTTACCCCGCCGCCCCGTTCCATCACGCAAATCCGGCCAGCGGCATCTTGCGCAGGCGCTTGCCGATAAGGCGCGACACCGCATTGGCCACCGCAGGCGGCACAGCGGGCAGGCCCGGTTCGCCGATTCCGCCCATCGGCGCGCCGCTTTCGACAATCCGCACATGCACACGCGGCATCCGGTCGGGCGTCAGGATCGGATAGCCATCGAAATTGCGCGCCGCGCGCAGGCCGTCCTTATACACGGCCTCCTCGATCAGCACTTCGGACAGGCCCAGCGCCACGGCGGAATTGACCTGCGCCTCGATGATCGCGGGGTTGACGATGCTGCCCGGATCAATCGCCTGCCAGACATCGTGGACCTTGATCTGGCCGTCGGCGATGGAAACCTCGGCCATCGCGGCCGTCTCGCTGCCAAAGGGCGATGCCATGGCGATGCCGCGAGCACGCTTGCTGCCATCAGGCGCGGTGAAGGGTCCGGCCTTCCATCCGCCCGCCAGATCCACCACTGCTTTCAGCAGATTGGTCAGCCGCGCATCGCCCTCCAGCAATTTCAGGCGCAGCGCATAGGGGTCCTGCCCGCCCTTGTCGGCCAGTTCGTCGAGGAACGTCTCGTAAAAGAAATCGTTCATCGAATTGCCCACCGAACGCCAATAGGCCAGCGTGGTCGGGCTTTTGACGAAGACCTGCGCGATGCGCTTGGCGGGCAGCGCATATTTCTTGCCCGTCAAACCTTCCAAGGCCGCATCGTCCAGCTTGGGGCCGCGCTTGTCGGCAATGCCTTCGCTGGGGCCTTCGGTAACGCTGATCGCCTCGATGGCCACCGGCATGCCCTTGGCATCCAGCGCTCCGCGAAACCGCACCGCCGCCATCGGGCGCAGCGGATCGCGCAGGAATTCCTCCTCGCGCGTCCAGATCAGCTTGACCGGTCGCCCCACCCGCTTGGCCAGTTCCAGAGCCTGCGGCCAGGGCGTGCCGTGGGGATAGATGAAGTGGCGGCCAAAGAACCCGCCCAAGAGCGGCGAATGGATGGTGATCTTGTCCGCGCTCAGCCCCGATGCCTTGGCCACTTCGGCCAGGAACATTTCGGGAGCCTGATTGGGAAACCACATATCCAGCGTGCCATCGGCGTTAAACCGGGCCAGCGCCGAGGGCGGCTCAAGCTGGGCATGGTTGACGAACTGGCTGTGATAGGTGGCGG harbors:
- a CDS encoding RNA polymerase sigma factor; amino-acid sequence: MAWALTQHEADSLDLLQAAVEKALSHEAGAPGSDRLGYWMLRIMKNLWIDEMRKRRRWQRIVAPMPDDSDPSDQGDAVNASERRVELARVRQVLETMPEDQRLPIQLVVMGELSYGEAAEFLDISVGAFTSRLARARSGLLQTLKAQEAS
- a CDS encoding anti-sigma factor → MMLGDVNELVVRYVDGEMGQEEKRAFEAMLEARPEWQALVAEHTALRAGLIEAWGPAPGEDDLARIHRLLEAPADAAAPLPPARGFQAVRRFWPMAAMAASLVMGVMIGGWDAAPPAAALRVENGRLMAAGALDSALSRQATAQADHGPVTIRMSFRTQDGVCRLFSIAGGTTGLACRQSGRWRVQSTVQQEGEARQQGEYRLAGSSLPPSLMAQVDAMIAGAPLSVKEEQREIAKGWAGPTS
- a CDS encoding glucan biosynthesis protein; amino-acid sequence: MGGLDAARFAPPQSFSWEGLIQRARAMAARPYEAEREAPGANRIDYDAAGKLTYGPAEALAGTVRLLPVSRYAPVPVRLNLIRNGQARRLLSAKGLFAGGRDAAPAGFRLLNPGAEGDWLSFLGATYFRSAGAQNQYGISARGVAVDTALEGGEEFPRFTEFWIETAGDAHVRIHALINGPSLSGAMRIDSTHGPAGVIQDVTAAFAMRRDIRRLGIAPASSMFWYDQDAAARGPDWRPEIHDSDGLAIVAANGEHLWRPLRNPRHARTNAFAATNPRGFGLMQRDRRFADYQDDGAFYDRRPNLWVEPLGDWGPGAVMLYEFPTDSETTDNIAAFWVSDEPMRAGGYHEWRYRLHWTSHDPSVGSGAHLVDQWNGAGGIPGGAAQEGTRKLVFDFEGDSLIGLDRASGVEAVTNLPPAAVVTQAAYPVVGAERRWRVVLDVRTAAIAQREFRLFLRRNGAALSETIIAPMQ
- a CDS encoding MFS transporter, translating into MHAPRSTSPQTTAYGIIAAISACHLINDMLQSLLPAIYPNLKAELGLSFAQIGLITLAYQITASILQPLIGLYADKRPTPLALPGGTLFTLAGLVVLSVAHSYGLLLVGASLLGMGSSVFHPESSRVARMAAGQRHGFAQSMFQVGGNAGSALGPLAAAIVVVRWGQTSLAAFALLALLSCAILWNVGQWYRHHGLARLSAGNSARKSADPLPRGRVLGGIAVLLALIFSKYVYLASLTSYFTFYLIHRFGVSVEVAQLHLFAFLGAVAVGTIAGGPLGDRFGRKYVIWFSILGALPFTLLLPHASLFWSGPLTVAIGLILASAFPAIVVFAQDLVPGKIGMISGLFFGFSFGMGGLGAAVLGEVADRAGIETVYAICAFLPAIGLLAVFLPNPRR
- a CDS encoding AraC family transcriptional regulator, encoding MPWNNPEAVDHIDRPIIGVGNEYPPAFELDWHQHRRGQLLYAARGVVVLSTPQGAWVAPPERAVWTPGGCPHAVRMVGAVSTRSVLVEPGVQGSLGAETKVIQVSPLLRSLLEAACEIAPEYDREGRDGKLMALLLAELALAPTVPLAVPFPQTPALAAKCQAFLEQPTPRDSIDQWSADLGMGRRAFTRAFRRETGLSFGEWRQQACVLIALPRLAQGEAVTGIAFDLGYDSAAAFTTMFKRRLGVPPSRYLPGGTL
- the hmpA gene encoding NO-inducible flavohemoprotein, whose amino-acid sequence is MTPEQTAIIKATVPLLETGGEALTTHFYRIMLSEYDEVRPLFNQAHQAHGTQPRALANAVLQYARHIDNLGALGALPAQIIQKHVALQILPEHYPIVGTCLLRAIREVLGEEIATDAVIEAWGAAYWQLANILIGAEGAEYDRLAAAPGGWRGARQFRVTRKQVESAEIVSFYLEPVDGGAVVDFQPGQYLGLRLTIDGQELRRNYSLSQKADGRTLRISVKREPGGVASNHLHDHVGQGDVLDVFPPAGEFVLASGEAPLALISGGIGVTPTLAMAQAALEEGKRDVTFIHYARNGDVHAFGDVIDGWARNYPRFTAHIVYEQGGHEDGPSGRPSVEQLQAWVPVEADAYFLGPKPFMGFVNRTLAQIGLPETRRHFEFFGPAEALD
- a CDS encoding group III truncated hemoglobin, with product MTSPENRPDPVPTPALDDAALAGLVDAFYARVRVDPELGAVFNGAIAPADWPAHLGRMAQFWSSVMLGSGAYHGNPVAAHMRHRAAMDPAMFARWLTLWEDTARQCLSPQDALAVQVKARRIAESLQLALFFRLPRSQNAA
- a CDS encoding RrF2 family transcriptional regulator translates to MRLTRFSDYAVRVMLYLATHPDRLCSIGEVAKAYDISQNHLMKVVSDLAAHGYVQALRGRNGGLRLARPAAEINIGRLIRHTEGEIDLVGCGTCKLAGACQLPGPLDLALDAFFAVLERYTLADVMGPQGAKLLERLAIHE
- a CDS encoding aromatic ring-hydroxylating dioxygenase subunit alpha, producing the protein MAAEPYVRNAWYMAAWAAEVPADGFLARTLLDEPWLILQSSDGAWVMMADRCPHRFVPLSRGRRVGDAVACGYHGLTYGMDGACVFNPFGKTLPPEARVATRPLVERHGGLWFWPGDAERADPDAIPDFSFINDARDARDHLLMDVNYELIADNLLDLSHAEFLHTETFGVNGALFEFGEQTVESDDTGAVWNKWDMNGSRPPEWAVPMVGDARVDQWLHMRWHAPASLALMIGVVQSETRAPVVPPMANPHILTPKSARETHYFFTRDHGEEAAQMARRVFLEEDEPMIRAQQEAMGDQDFWALRPVILPSDAAAIRARRRLMQMRREEA
- the copC gene encoding copper homeostasis periplasmic binding protein CopC, producing MRHILASTLAACVAVAGFAAPALAHPKIVSANPAEGSTAAAKVTQISITFNEPLMAAMSGMDVVMTGMPGMTNHEPMKMTGVKTALAADKVTLVAKLPRALPAGTYEANWHVVSTDTHRVAGKLNFTVK
- the copD gene encoding copper homeostasis membrane protein CopD, with the translated sequence MGETLVWLRWLQFMDLGLVFGAALTARLLGQRVASPWGRRVLGLGCVLGLALGAGEFAFILARMAASTVADLDTEMVSTMLTDTALGWAVIARGLFLTLALGVIAARRNTPLAAVAALGGLATACLAWGGHAAASMGFASVVRLGGDMAHLWAGLTWLGALLLFTALVWSSGADDRTALARLGRQLGGFALIGTVLVGVLVLSGLGNLLFLAPPGQWGVMAGSPYGRLLLTKLGLFGAMFLLAGHNRFHLVPALEQAIDPRARHRALAALRRSVTLETLLALGVIWCIAAAGTMDPMGAA
- a CDS encoding xanthine dehydrogenase family protein molybdopterin-binding subunit: MNLPFQTSMNDPVNVSRRSFIAGAGVGALVLGFGVPMGAARAQGAAKVVPGTRVPAFLAIRPDNTILFQSPFAEGGQGVWTAMAQIVGEELDADPASFTVENAPPGPDYQVVFGKMRITGGSMSVRTSYATMRKLGATARAMLVQAAAQKMGVPAGELTTEPGRVIHKASGKAMTYGELAPAALDMPAPANVALKDPKDFRWIGKRQARLDVRAKSTGKAQFSIDMKVEGMLHAAVQHAPRLGQSVGKIRNEAEVKAMKGVHSVHVLPGAVAVVAERFWHARRAVEAAQVDWAEATGETYRPMPADFSTEAFAQYLANYQGKEEVAETAGDIAAAFAGAASTVTATYHSQFVNHAQLEPPSALARFNADGTLDMWFPNQAPEMFLAEVAKASGLSADKITIHSPLLGGFFGRHFIYPHGTPWPQALELAKRVGRPVKLIWTREEEFLRDPLRPMAAVRFRGALDAKGMPVAIEAISVTEGPSEGIADKRGPKLDDAALEGLTGKKYALPAKRIAQVFVKSPTTLAYWRSVGNSMNDFFYETFLDELADKGGQDPYALRLKLLEGDARLTNLLKAVVDLAGGWKAGPFTAPDGSKRARGIAMASPFGSETAAMAEVSIADGQIKVHDVWQAIDPGSIVNPAIIEAQVNSAVALGLSEVLIEEAVYKDGLRAARNFDGYPILTPDRMPRVHVRIVESGAPMGGIGEPGLPAVPPAVANAVSRLIGKRLRKMPLAGFA